The Pseudomonas sp. Marseille-Q3773 DNA window ATCCCGCCCGCGTACCAGCCGGGGGCACCCATGGAGCAACGTGACTACCTCGTCGACGGCCAGTTACTGCACTGGCAAGGCCCGGTGGGCACTGTTCGAAGCCCGGTTTACCTGGCGGGCCCCGACGGCGATCGACAGGTGATCCTGGGCAGTGCTCCACTGCTGGATGCTGAAGCCGCATTGGGCGCACTGGAGGCGGCGGTTCGCGCCTACGACAATGGCCAGGGCCCTTGGCCGACGATGCGGGTGGCCGAGCGCATCGAACATGTCGAAGCCTTCCTGGCACGCATGCGCGAACAGCGCGACGCGGTGGTCAAGCTTTTGATGTGGGAAATAGGCAAAAACCTCAAGGATGCCGAGAAAGAATTCGATCGCACCTGCGACTACATCGTCGACACCATTGAGGCCCTCAAGAACCTTGACCGTAGTTCCAGCCGCTTCGAGCTGGAGCAAGGCACCTTGGGCCAGATCCGCCGCGTGCCGCTGGGCGTCACCTTGTGCATGGGCCCCTACAACTACCCGCTCAACGAGACCTTCACCACGCTGATCCCGGCGCTGATCATGGGCAACACCGTGGTATTCAAACCGGCCAAGTTCGGCGTACTGCTGATCCACCCGCTGCTCGTGGCGTTCCGGGACAGCTTCCCGGCCGGTGTGATCAACGTGATCTACGGCAGCGGCCGCGAGACGGTCAGCGCGTTGATGGCCAGCGGTAAGGTGGACGTTTTCGCCTTCATCGGCACGCACAAGGCTGCCAGCGACCTCAAGAAACTGCACCCACGCCCGCACCGCCTGCGCGCAGCCCTTGGCCTGGATGCCAAGAATCCCGGCGTGGTGCTGCCGAATGTCGATCTGGACAATGCCGTTAGCGAAACCGCCACTGGCGCCCTGTCGTTCAATGGCCAGCGCTGCACCGCATTGAAGATCCTGTTCGTCCACGAAAGCGTGGCAGAGGCATTTCTCGACAAACTCCAGAACAAGCTCGCCGCCCTCAAGCCTGGCATGCCTTGGGAGCCTGAAGTGGCACTCACACCCTTGCCGGAGACCGGCAAGACCGACTACCTGGCTACGTTGGTAGCCGATGCCCAGGCCAAAGGTGCGCGTGTGGTCAATCCAGGCGGGGGCGAGATCCGTGGGTCATTCTTCTATCCGGCTGTCCTGTACCCGGTTAGCGCCGACATGCGTGTGTACCACGAGGAGCAATTCGGGCCAGTGGTGCCCGTGGTGCCTTATCGCGACTTGCAAACCGTGATCGACTACGTGCTGGCATCCGACTTCGGCCAGCAGGCGAGCATCTTTGGCAACGACAGCAGCGAGGTTGGCCGACTGGTCGATGCCTTCGCCAATCAGGTCGGGCGCATCAACATCAATGCGCAATGCCAGCGGGGCCCGGACACCTTCCCCTTCAACGGCCGCAAGAACAGCGCCGAAGGCACGTTGTCGGTGCACGACGCCTTACGCGTGTTCTCCATTCGCACGTTGGTGGCCACCAAATACCAGGACGACAACAAGGCACTGATCAGCGACATCATCCAGCGGCGCGAGTCCGGTTTCCTGACTACCGACTACATCTTCTGAGCATCGCCGTCTTCGATAAACAGGCCTGGAACACCAGGCCTCGAATCTAGAGAGAGGAAGTAAACATGGAGTGGCTTACCAGCCCCGAAATTTGGGTCGCCTTCTTTACCCTGACTGCGCTGGAGATCGTACTGGGCATTGACAACATCATCATGATCGCCATCCTGGTCGGCAGGATGCCGCCGGCGCTGCGAGCACGCACGCGGTTCTTCGGCCTCGCCCTAGCCATGGTCACACGCATTCTGCTGCTGCTCTCCATCACCTGGATCATGGGCCTGACCCGCGACCTGTTCCAGGTAGCGGGACAGGGCATTTCCGGGCGTGACCTGATCCTGTTCTCCGGCGGACTGTTCCTGCTTTACAAGAGTTGCACGGAGATGCTCCAAAGCCTGGAAGATCAGGACGCCCCAGACACAGCCACGTCCACGGTGGGCCGCGGCTTCCTTGGCACGATCATCCAGATCGCGATCATCGATATTGTTTTCTCGCTCGACTCTGTCATCACTGCCGTGGGCATGGTCTCCAACGTCGCGATCATGATCAGCGCAATCATCGTAGCCGTCATGGTGATGATGCTGGCTGCGGGAACCATCAGCGCCTTCATCGACCGACATCCCAGCCTCAAGATGCTGGCGTTGGCATTTCTTTTGGTGGTGGGTACGGTGCTGATCGCCGAAGCGTTCGACGTCCATGTCCCAAAGGGCTATGTCTACTTCGCGATGGCGTTTTCGCTGGCCGTAGAGGCACTCAATATCCGCACGAGGCGAATCAGCGCCAAGTCAAGAGAGCACCGACAGGGCGAGGAGCTCGCCCGTTGAACGGCACCGCCGGTGCCACTTTTCTTCAGAAAATTGTGCTGATCAGTAGCTAGCCGGGCAAGACAGGTAGCTGCGCCAGGCCTGCACACTGCGGATGATTTCAAGACCCCGCTGGCTACGATCGTCATCTGTCTGCGGTATTGCAGTGGGCGCGAAAATCGATGTGCCCACTGCCTATGCCGCCACGTCCCGAGTCGGAGATGTGATAGATCGCAGTGTGCGCGTATCAAATGAGAGCGTTAACGCTCTGCCGTTGGATTTGAAGCTGAGCGACACCTTGGTCGACTGCATCTATGGCTCCAGCTAGATAGCCAGGGAATCGAGTCGACCATTCGCTTCCCACGCCCATTAGATGCCCGACCCATTGCCCGGACTCTGCTACCGAAGGTGGAGCCGTGGCGTGCTGGTCGGCCGCCGTCCAGTCCGCCTCGACCGCCGTGAGTGGGTCTGCAGCCCAATCCTTGATAAACTCTGCCTCTGGAAAGGCAGCCGAAGGGCCGTACATGCGTGCCAATTGTGCACGACAAAGGGCCTTCAACTCTTTCTCCCCTAGTGCCTTGCGCGATGTTGCCGGAACACCGATGAAACCGAACAGTGCTGCGCCGCCTTGCGGAGTAGATGCGTCGTGAACTTCAGCGATCGGCCCGATGCTACTGCGCCCTGCACCTGACAAACCCTGCTCGCGCCAAAAGGGGGTTGCATAGGTAGCAAAATATTTGGCGTGAGGCGCCATCCAGGTCGCGGTTTGCTTCCAGCTCAAGGAAAGCGAGGCCGGCAGAGCCGGTGAGAAATCAATACTGGCCTGTACCAGGCGGGGCGGCAGCGCCAGCAGCACATGGTCCACCGTCCATGTCGTCTCGCTGCCGTCGGCCTTCCGAGTTTCAAGCTCGACGCCTTGTTCCACACGCCGTATACGGTGAACGAGCTGACCGGTGTGGACGCACCCTTGCCCCAAGTGACTACACAACGCATTCGTCAATGCCTTCATACCGCCGATTATGCGCATGGAAGCGGGTGAACTCCTGTGCCCTGCTATTCTCAGTGCCGGCAGATGGCGTGAGCGCTCGACAATCATGTCACCTGTTTCGTGCTGCTCGTACTGCAGCAACCCTAACGCTTCGACGAGCCGAGCCAGCTGAACTTGATAGCCAGGCCAGAACCAAGATGGACCGAAATCAAGGAAATCAGTTTTGACCGCATCGTCAAGCTTGGCACCAGTCATTTGCGCTGAAGACAATGTGAGGATGCGCCCGCCGGGTTCTTTTCGAGCCTCAAGTACCACATAATCCGTGATGCCTATCTGCTGTAAACGATAAGCTGCATAGAGGCCGCTTAGCCCGGCGCCGACGACGGCAACTTGTGCATTCTTCATGTTCAATTGCGCTCAGGCAGTTGTGCCAAGTGCCCGGTTTTGATGAACAGCGTCGCGCCGCCCATACCACTGGTCAGGACCGGGTTATGACCCTGAGGCAAGCGCATCCAGCTACCCCGACCGAGTCGCTGATCCTGGGTGTCGATCTGGCCGTCGACTACGAGCACCTCTGCCCCGGCATGACCCGTTGTGAACACTGGTTCCCGCGCCGCCAGTCGGTGCAGGCTTACCTGTTCATGTTCACTTTCATAAAGTGGGCAAATGTCTCGCCCATCGCTACACGCCCATGAAGCGGGGTCGGTCGTATCTATACGTACGAACGCATTCTCGTCGGCCTGCATCTGCCATAGTTTGACGAAGATGATCGCGCCCTCGTGGCTGGACGGCTGATGACGCGATCCTGGCGGATTACGCAAATAGTAGCCCGCCGGAAAATGATTACCGTCTTCCGAAAACGTTCCAGACAGAACGAAAATTTCCTCACCGCCAGGGTGAAGATGGGGAGGAAAACAGGACAGCGGAGCGTAGCGCACGATGCTCGTCGCTCTGGCCTTTTCACCACCCAGACGATCAAGCATGACGCGTTCAACGCCCGGTTGCGGTGAGGGCAACCACTGGTAGTCGTCGGAAACCACAGTGGCAGGTTGGGAAAAATCTGCATTGACGAACATGTGCGGTCTCCAGTGTGGTTCGGTGAAGCCTCGAGGGTAATCGCGTTCCGGCCGTGACGTGCCAATTGCTGAGCCTGGAGTACATTATTTGCAGCATACGGTTTACCGACAACCGATATAAAATGCCGGGACGCGAAAGAAAACTTTGCTGACCCGCAGATGCCTATCCTCAGCCCATTGGAGGTTGGTCTACGACGTCGTATCAGATTCGAGCAGGAGCGGAACTCGAAGGCGAGCCGCCCAATTGATCCAGGCGGCCCTCTTGATCATCCGAGCTGAACGACAGCTTCAATCTCGACTTCACTGCCCAGCGGCAGGGCCGCGACGCCTATCGCAGCTCTTGCAGGATAGGGTGCGTTGAAATACCGACCCATGACTTGGTTTACCAGGGCAAAGGACGAGAGATCCGTCAGGAAAATATTCACCTTGATCGTGTTCTCAAGTTTACCGCCTGCGGCTTCGACAATGGTTTTGACATTTTCGAAAGCTTGAATGATTTGCTGCTCCGTGCCCTCAACAATCTTCATGGTGTTGGGATCAAGCGGAACCTGCCCAGAGAGATAAAGCGTATCCCCCGCCCGCACGGCATGAGAGTACGTTCCGATGGCAGCGGGGGCCTGCTCTGCGATGATGTGTTGCATATTCACAAGGTTCTCCTTTTTGAGATGTCATTTGCCAATGTTGCGTGCGGGTCGCCTGCTGGTACAGGTACCTACTTTTAAGAGGTTATGAGCAGGTCCTGCGCATCACCTTGAACCACCTCGCCCACCAACCAGTCACGAAACAGTCGAACGTTGGTCAGTTCGCCGTGGTCAGGGCGAAAAACAATGTAGTAGGCCTGCTTCAGCGGCCACTCAGTGGTGCCGTCCAACTGGGGGCGAATCAAACGCCCAGCATTCAAATCATCCTGCACCATGACACTGCGCGCTAAGGCCAGCCCCTGACGCTCAACTGCTGCCTGCAAGACAGCCGCAGAGTTATTAATGCGCAATCCATGCTCGGCGCTGACCTCCGCATGGCCCGCACGATCAAGCCAGCTGCGCCAGTTAGGGAACGCAGGGTCATTTGCCATGGACAAGTCATGGATCAGGGTACATTTACTCAACGCATCAAGTTCCAACTTCCCGTTGCGCAGCAGCGGGTAATCGGGGGCACAGACTGGAAACAGCGTTTCCCCCATAAGCTTCTCCGACGCCAGGCCTGGCCATTGCCCGCCGCCATATCGCACGCCCAGGTCGACCCGCTCGATGTTGAAATCCACTGAGCGAGCGTCAGTATCCAATTGAACGTCCAGCGACGGATGAAGCTTTTGGAAGCGTTCGAGACGGGGTACCAGCCATTTGGACGCAAACGCCGGGCTCACGGTAATAGTCAGCCCCGTATGCGCACTCGCTTCCCTCAACCGTGCTACCCCAATCGCAAGCCGCTCGAAGGCCGCGCGGATATCAGGCAACGCATGTTGTGCGTTTGCCGTCAGCTCCAACTGCCCGGTTCCGCGACCGGCTCGTATAAAGAGCGAGGTGCCCAACCAAGCCTCAAGGTTTCTGACCTGTTGGCCAACAGCGGCGGCGGTCACATTCAACTCGATTGCAGCGGCGGAAAAACTTCCATGTCTGGCGGAAGCTTCAAATGCACGCAATGCGTTGAGGTAGGCTGGTGTTGCCATGACAGTTTTCCATTTTTACTGAGCAGAATTTTCTAAGTCCGGAACGTCCCGATCAAAACACCCAGGTCGTGAAGTTGTGCATTCAACTGAGCGCAGGCTTTGAGAGTCGTCTGTAACTGCTCGCTGCCTTCCTGATTGAGACGCTCGACCTCATTCATATCCCCGTGTAAGGCTGCCACCACCGTACTTTGCTCTTCGGTTGCGGCAGCTACCGACTGGTTCATCCCGTCCATCTGCTCCAGACATTGGGTGACGCCCACCAGTCGTTGCCCAGCTTGGGCGGCAATGCTCACGCTTTGCTCGGTCTGTGACTGGCTTTGCTGCATTGCACCCACCACTGTTTGAGCGCCGGCCTGAAGCTCCTCGATCAGCTGCTTTACTCGCTGTGCCGATTGCTGGGTCCGATGGGCAAGGTTACGGACTTCTTCGGCCACCACTGCAAAGCCCCTGCCCGCTTCGCCGGCGCGGGCAGCTTCAATGGCGGCGTTGAGCGCCAACAGGTTCGTTTGCTGGGAGATAGCACTGATCACTTCAAGAATCTGGCCTATTGCCTCGGTCTTGTTGCTCAGTTCCATGATGTGTGCGCTCGATGTGCCTATCAGTATTGACAGCTGGTTGATTGCCTCGATATTGCGTTCGACGACATCACGCCCTTCGATGGCCTGACCGCGTGCGGTACCTGCCTGCTGCGATGCACACGTAGCGTTACCAGCGATCTCCTGAGTTGCGGCTCCAAGTTGATTGACCGCAGCCACAATGCTGCCGGTTCGCTCAGCCTGGACGCGAGCCCCCTCAATGGTGAGCGATGTGCAATCAATAACTTGGCCAGCAACCTGCTCCACCACGCCCATGGTTCGGCTCACTTGCTGGATCGAACCCTGGATGCGCTCGACAAAGTGGTTAAATGCGCCGGCCAACAATCCCAGCTCATCGCGACTGGTGACCGGCAGCCTTCTAGTGAGGTCCCCCTCACCTTTGGCTATGTCGACCATGGCGGCCGTCATGACTCTCAGAGGGCGAAGCAGCAAACGTATCAGCAGGCTCAACACCGCAAGCAAACTGCACACAGCCACCAGAGTAGCTGTCGCTGCGACCCACCGAAACCCTTCCTGTAATGCATAAGCATGTCGCTTGTTGAGTGATATGCCCAGGTACCAAGTCACCCCGGGCAAACCTTGAACGGGCATGAAGGTAACGATGCGTTCCCCCTCTTCGCTGACGGCGTCACTCAGCTGACCAGTCTCAAGACCTGGAGTGCGTTCAGTGAACAGTTTTCCCAGAGGTTGCATCATGAATCGACGATCCGGATGCACCAGTACCTTGCCTTGCCCATCAACAAGAAATGCGTGACCCATACCCTCGAATTGGAGGGTATTGATTAATTGCACGAGTGCCTGGAGATCAATATCGGCACCTACGACTCCAACTCCCTTGACCGGGGTGGTCATGGTCATGATGAGTTGGCCGGTATTGGCATCAACGTAAGGCTCGGTCAATTGCGTCTGGGATGTTTCCCGAGCATGTGCATACCAGGGTCGGCTACGCGGATCGAATCCCTCAGTCATTTGGACGCTTGGGAAAACGTCAAATTTGCCCTCGTCCGTGCCGAGGTAGACGAATGCCATCGCATCTTTGAGCGTCCGTTGACGCAGCAAGCGAACGCGCTGCGCCTCGTCCGACTGCGATAGGACCTCAGCCAGGCTTTCCAGCAGATGTTGCCTGCCGGATAGCCAATTCTGAATATCGCCCGCTGTTACTTGTGCAATGCTCTGAAGATTACGCTGCAAGTCACGGTGTATTGCCCTTCCCTGCTCTGCATCGTTGTACGCAGCGAAAAGCCCAAAGGCAGCTAGCTGGAGCATGACTGCCGCCAACAGAATTTTGTGGCCAAAGCCGAGTCGCTTGATCACGTCGGAGTCACCTGCTGCCAAGTAGGCTCAAAGAGTTTGGGCCATGCCAAGCACGATGAACCCGAGGAGGGCGGTAGCCGCAGCAGTCAGGCAGTACGGCAGCTGTGTCTTGATATGGTCCATGACATCGTTGCCTGTAGCAGTTGCAG harbors:
- a CDS encoding methyl-accepting chemotaxis protein → MIKRLGFGHKILLAAVMLQLAAFGLFAAYNDAEQGRAIHRDLQRNLQSIAQVTAGDIQNWLSGRQHLLESLAEVLSQSDEAQRVRLLRQRTLKDAMAFVYLGTDEGKFDVFPSVQMTEGFDPRSRPWYAHARETSQTQLTEPYVDANTGQLIMTMTTPVKGVGVVGADIDLQALVQLINTLQFEGMGHAFLVDGQGKVLVHPDRRFMMQPLGKLFTERTPGLETGQLSDAVSEEGERIVTFMPVQGLPGVTWYLGISLNKRHAYALQEGFRWVAATATLVAVCSLLAVLSLLIRLLLRPLRVMTAAMVDIAKGEGDLTRRLPVTSRDELGLLAGAFNHFVERIQGSIQQVSRTMGVVEQVAGQVIDCTSLTIEGARVQAERTGSIVAAVNQLGAATQEIAGNATCASQQAGTARGQAIEGRDVVERNIEAINQLSILIGTSSAHIMELSNKTEAIGQILEVISAISQQTNLLALNAAIEAARAGEAGRGFAVVAEEVRNLAHRTQQSAQRVKQLIEELQAGAQTVVGAMQQSQSQTEQSVSIAAQAGQRLVGVTQCLEQMDGMNQSVAAATEEQSTVVAALHGDMNEVERLNQEGSEQLQTTLKACAQLNAQLHDLGVLIGTFRT
- a CDS encoding FAD-dependent oxidoreductase — its product is MKNAQVAVVGAGLSGLYAAYRLQQIGITDYVVLEARKEPGGRILTLSSAQMTGAKLDDAVKTDFLDFGPSWFWPGYQVQLARLVEALGLLQYEQHETGDMIVERSRHLPALRIAGHRSSPASMRIIGGMKALTNALCSHLGQGCVHTGQLVHRIRRVEQGVELETRKADGSETTWTVDHVLLALPPRLVQASIDFSPALPASLSLSWKQTATWMAPHAKYFATYATPFWREQGLSGAGRSSIGPIAEVHDASTPQGGAALFGFIGVPATSRKALGEKELKALCRAQLARMYGPSAAFPEAEFIKDWAADPLTAVEADWTAADQHATAPPSVAESGQWVGHLMGVGSEWSTRFPGYLAGAIDAVDQGVAQLQIQRQSVNALI
- a CDS encoding cupin domain-containing protein, which gives rise to MFVNADFSQPATVVSDDYQWLPSPQPGVERVMLDRLGGEKARATSIVRYAPLSCFPPHLHPGGEEIFVLSGTFSEDGNHFPAGYYLRNPPGSRHQPSSHEGAIIFVKLWQMQADENAFVRIDTTDPASWACSDGRDICPLYESEHEQVSLHRLAAREPVFTTGHAGAEVLVVDGQIDTQDQRLGRGSWMRLPQGHNPVLTSGMGGATLFIKTGHLAQLPERN
- a CDS encoding TerC family protein; translation: MEWLTSPEIWVAFFTLTALEIVLGIDNIIMIAILVGRMPPALRARTRFFGLALAMVTRILLLLSITWIMGLTRDLFQVAGQGISGRDLILFSGGLFLLYKSCTEMLQSLEDQDAPDTATSTVGRGFLGTIIQIAIIDIVFSLDSVITAVGMVSNVAIMISAIIVAVMVMMLAAGTISAFIDRHPSLKMLALAFLLVVGTVLIAEAFDVHVPKGYVYFAMAFSLAVEALNIRTRRISAKSREHRQGEELAR
- a CDS encoding NADP-dependent glyceraldehyde-3-phosphate dehydrogenase — its product is MHKLNALFPTLEEIPPAYQPGAPMEQRDYLVDGQLLHWQGPVGTVRSPVYLAGPDGDRQVILGSAPLLDAEAALGALEAAVRAYDNGQGPWPTMRVAERIEHVEAFLARMREQRDAVVKLLMWEIGKNLKDAEKEFDRTCDYIVDTIEALKNLDRSSSRFELEQGTLGQIRRVPLGVTLCMGPYNYPLNETFTTLIPALIMGNTVVFKPAKFGVLLIHPLLVAFRDSFPAGVINVIYGSGRETVSALMASGKVDVFAFIGTHKAASDLKKLHPRPHRLRAALGLDAKNPGVVLPNVDLDNAVSETATGALSFNGQRCTALKILFVHESVAEAFLDKLQNKLAALKPGMPWEPEVALTPLPETGKTDYLATLVADAQAKGARVVNPGGGEIRGSFFYPAVLYPVSADMRVYHEEQFGPVVPVVPYRDLQTVIDYVLASDFGQQASIFGNDSSEVGRLVDAFANQVGRININAQCQRGPDTFPFNGRKNSAEGTLSVHDALRVFSIRTLVATKYQDDNKALISDIIQRRESGFLTTDYIF
- a CDS encoding LysR substrate-binding domain-containing protein, translated to MATPAYLNALRAFEASARHGSFSAAAIELNVTAAAVGQQVRNLEAWLGTSLFIRAGRGTGQLELTANAQHALPDIRAAFERLAIGVARLREASAHTGLTITVSPAFASKWLVPRLERFQKLHPSLDVQLDTDARSVDFNIERVDLGVRYGGGQWPGLASEKLMGETLFPVCAPDYPLLRNGKLELDALSKCTLIHDLSMANDPAFPNWRSWLDRAGHAEVSAEHGLRINNSAAVLQAAVERQGLALARSVMVQDDLNAGRLIRPQLDGTTEWPLKQAYYIVFRPDHGELTNVRLFRDWLVGEVVQGDAQDLLITS
- a CDS encoding Rid family detoxifying hydrolase, which translates into the protein MQHIIAEQAPAAIGTYSHAVRAGDTLYLSGQVPLDPNTMKIVEGTEQQIIQAFENVKTIVEAAGGKLENTIKVNIFLTDLSSFALVNQVMGRYFNAPYPARAAIGVAALPLGSEVEIEAVVQLG